Proteins from one Rosa chinensis cultivar Old Blush chromosome 7, RchiOBHm-V2, whole genome shotgun sequence genomic window:
- the LOC112175929 gene encoding uncharacterized protein LOC112175929: MEFVREALGSHVAWPDDLVVRTMFKKKKKNPQFFKSLFDQVEINPWVPKRCKLLYKHATTIMKETGSSISMVFSKEVFGEPTQLFILSENVINLLEMQWIGQGVIAAYEGYLHELITERDLLDNFAFVDPAATYNCQRPDFVRYLVDRLKEGKSDRIFFMPYNPGQHWILTILWEGEIYMLDPLPKPVHYKEWETSVINAVKTFNAETGRVNKLPKVKPLPGVPKQPGGVECGYYVMRYMKEIIEDETLSFPTKWAVKTRKSYSQAQIDEVRIEVTDYIQSWV, from the exons ATGGAATTCGTTAGGGAAGCTCTTGGGAGTCACGTAGCTTGGCCTGACGATCTTGTTGTGCGGACAATGTTTAAG aaaaagaagaagaatccgCAATTCTTCAAGTCATTGTTTGATCAAGTTGAGATTAATCCGTGGGTGCCAAAGCGCTGCAAGTTGTTGTATAAACATGCAACAACTATCATGAAAGAAACGGGGAGCTCAATAAGCATGGTGTTTTCTAAAGAAGTGTTTGGCGAACCCACACAACTCTTTATCTTGTCTGAGAATGTGATTAATCTGTTGGAGATGCAGTGGATTGGCCAAGGAGTTATAGCAGCATATGAAGG GTACTTGCATGAACTTATTACTGAAAGGGACCTTTTGGACAACTTTGCTTTTGTTGATCCGGCAGCTACATATAATTGTCAAAGACCGGACTTTGTGCGGTACTTAGTTGATCGGTTAAAAGAGGGAAAATCTGATCGTATTTTCTTTATGCCTTACAATCCGGG GCAGCATTGGATATTAACTATCCTATGGGAAGGTGAAATCTACATGTTGGATCCGTTGCCAAAACCAGTCCATTACAAAGAATGGGAGACCTCGGTGATAAA TGCGGTGAAAACCTTCAATGCTGAAACTGGAAGGGTCAACAAACTGCCTAAAGTAAAACCGCTTCCG GGCGTACCTAAACAACCGGGTGGGGTTGAGTGTGGCTATTATGTTATGCGATACATGAAGGAAATTATAGAGGATGAGACACTTTCATTTCCAACCAAG TGGGCGGTAAAGACGCGCAAATCATATAGCCAAGCTCAAATTGACGAGGTGCGCATTGAAGTGACTGATTATATACAGAGTTGGGTGTAG
- the LOC112178199 gene encoding uncharacterized protein LOC112178199, with protein MDKSWINEDRDTLKYQLGVENFFIFAEENASNRKRIPCPCSRCVNFKKKSSKVIRGHLYDYGFCLSYTSWIWHGEPSLSSCASAPGGFGADQNHQVGSETVDMCQAAFNEGDYDEESFEFNKFVEDAKRPLFENSERTKLDSLVQLHNLKARFGMSDTCFSELLSTVGSLLPKDNVLPQSLYEAKKTLSNLGLQYEKIHACPNDCILYRKEFAVEITCPKCGLSRWKLKKDKTVKVGQPAKVLWYFPIIPRFKRLFKSADTAEMLNWHEDKRIKDGHMRHPADSPAWKLVDYKWPDFAAESRNLRLALSADGINPHSSLSSRYSCWPVILVTYNLPPWLCMKRKFMMLSLLISGLKQPGNDIDIYLEPLIDDLQSLWQGVHDVYDAHRREYFSLRAVLL; from the coding sequence ATGGATAAATCTTGGATTAATGAAGATAGGGATACTTTGAAGTACCAATTAGGTGTggaaaatttttttatttttgctgAAGAAAATGCTAGTAACCGTAAAAGAATTCCTTGCCCTTGTTCAAGATGtgtaaatttcaaaaaaaagtcTAGTAAAGTGATTAGGGGCCATTTGTATGATTACGGCTTTTGTTTGAGCTACACAAGCTGGATATGGCATGGAGAACCCTCTTTGTCCTCCTGTGCTAGTGCGCCTGGTGGTTTTGGGGCAGACCAAAACCATCAAGTTGGGTCTGAAACTGTTGATATGTGTCAAGCAGCCTTTAATGAGGGTGATTATGATGAGGAGTCATTTGAGTTTAATAAGTTTGTTGAGGATGCAAAGAGACCTTTATTTGAAAATAGTGAACGCACTAAGTTAGATTCATTGGTGCAACTTCATAACTTGAAAGCTAGGTTCGGTATGAGTGATACTTGCTTTTCTGAGTTACTTTCCACTGTTGGGTCATTGCTTCCTAAAGATAATGTACTCCCTCAAAGTCTATATGAGGCAAAGAAGACTCTCAGTAATTTAGGGctgcaatatgagaaaattcaTGCATGTCCTAATGACTGCATATTGTATAGGAAAGAGTTTGCCGTTGAGATCACTTGTCCTAAGTGTGGTTTGTCTCGTTGGAAGCTAAAGAAGGATAAAACTGTTAAAGTGGGGCAACCAGCGAAGGTGTTGTGGTATTTTCCCATAATTCCTAGATTCAAACGCTTGTTCAAATCTGCCGACACTGCTGAAATGCTTAATTGGCATGAGGACAAGCGAATTAAGGATGGACACATGCGCCATCCAGCGGATTCTCCCGCATGGAAGTTGGTAGATTATAAATGGCCTGACTTTGCTGCAGAGTCAAGAAATCTTCGGTTGGCTTTGTCAGCTGATGGTATTAATCCACATAGTTCTCTAAGTAGTAGGTATAGTTGTTGGCCCGTAATATTGGTGACCTACAATCTTCCTCCGTGGTTATGTATGAAAAGGAAGTTTATGATGTTATCTCTATTAATATCTGGTCTGAAACAACCGGGAAATGACATTGATATCTACTTAGAGcctttgattgatgatttgcaaAGTTTGTGGCAAGGAGTTCATGATGTCTATGACGCACACAGAAGAGAATATTTCTCACTCAGAGCTGTTTTATTGTGA
- the LOC112178200 gene encoding uncharacterized protein LOC112178200: MSYSCHRKYLPRHHPYRRQKKAFNNEQEFEVAPAPLSGEDVLKRVEDINYEYGKGKKKKNSDSACTLLNMPSKTKDSVAARLDMVDMGVRLDLGPDIGEKKTYLPAAPYTLSRAEKIKMCTSFLFMKVPYGHSSKIKNLVSMDDLKLYGLKSHDCHTLMQQLLPVAIRSVLPKHVRISIMRLCFFFNALCTKVVDVSKLDKLQSDLVLTLCELEKIFPPSFFDIMVHLTVHLVREVRLCGPVFYRWMYPFERFMKVLKGYVRNRFHPEGCIAESYVGEESVEFCSEFVHHCDPIGVPKDSSKLCGPLSIAKLKSIDEKERDQAHLHVLSNNAEVDPYKKAHRKIVEQLYGGKNKSKQWLLSEHNRTFADWFQSKVLAEMKENRNKHFTKLRDEARAVQNSGVSLLAKTMQVSGAKDKNPVESDMTFYGVIEEIWELDYHAFKAPLFLCKWAANEKGIKQDEFGFTLVDLNHEGHKKDKFASAGQVKQVFFVEDPLDSRWSVVLTTPNRDYRDCLYDDDLGDTTLEHQPFCAEIPACNEDENEADATYLRENVEGFWVNQFTTPREH; encoded by the exons ATGTCTTATAGCTGCCATCGCAAGTACTTGCCACGTCATCATCCTTACCGGAGGCAGAAAAAAGCTTTTAATAATGAGCAAGAATTTGAAGTTGCACCTGCACCGTTATCCGGAGAGGATGTGTTAAAGAGGGTAGAAGATATTAACTATGAGTACggaaagggaaaaaagaagaagaactcaGATTCTGCCT GTACACTACTAAATATGCcttctaaaacaaaagatagTGTGGCTGCCCGCTTAGATATGGTTGACATGGGTGTTAGACTTGATTTGGGTCCGGATATTGGGGAGAAAAAAACATATTTACCTGCTGCCCCTTACACTTTGTCGAGGGCAGAAAAGATAAAAATGTGTACTTCTTTCTTGTTTATGAAAGTTCCTTATGGTCATTCATCAAAGATAAAAAATTTGGTATCCATGGATGATTTGAAGTTGTATGGATTGAAATCCCATGATTGTCATACATTAATGCAGCAATTGCTTCCGGTGGCTATTCGTTCGGTGCTTCCCAAGCATGTTCGGATATCTATAATGAGGTTGTGCTTCTTCTTTAATGCTTTGTGCACCAAAGTGGTTGATGTGTCGAAGTTGGATAAGTTGCAATCTGATTTGGTTTTGACCTTGTGTGAGCTAGAGAAGATATTTCCTCCCTCCTTTTTCGACATAATGGTTCATCTCACTGTGCATCTAGTTAGAGAAGTGCGATTATGTGGGCCTGTTTTCTATAGATGGATGTACCCTTTTGAACGGTTCATGAAAGTTTTGAAGGGGTATGTTCGCAACCGTTTTCATCCGGAAGGTTGTATAGCCGAGAGTTATGTTGGAGAAGAATCTGTGGAGTTTTGCTCCGAGTTTGTTCACCATTGTGATCCAATTGGAGTTCCTAAGGATTCAAGTAAGTTGTGTGGACCACTTTCTATTGCAAAACTAAAGTCCAtagatgagaaagagagagaccagGCACATCTTCATGTCCTATCCAATAATGCTGAGGTGGATCCGTATAAGAA GGCACATAGAAAGATTGTGGAGCAGTTGTACGGGGGGAAAAATAAGAGTAAACAATGGCTATTAAGTGAGCACAATCGTACTTTTGCAGATTGGTTTCAATCCAAG GTTTTAGCTGAAATGAAGGAAAATCGTAATAAG CACTTCACAAAGCTGCGAGATGAGGCAAGAGCCGTCCAAAATAGTGGGGTTTCCTTATTGGCAAAGACGATGCAGGTGTCTGGCGCTAAGGATAAAAATCCGGTGGAGAGTGATATGACTTTTTATGGGGTTATCGAAGAGATATGGGAGCTTGACTATCATGCTTTCAAAGCCCCATTGTTTCTGTGTAAATGGGCAGCGAATGAAAAAGGAATCAAACAAGATGAGTTTGGTTTTACACTTGTTGATCTTAATCATGAAGGCCATAAAAAAGACAAGTTTGCTTCTGCTGGTCAAGTGAAGCAAGTATTTTTTGTGGAAGATCCACTTGATTCCCGTTGGTCCGTTGTACTAACCACCCCAAATAGAGACTATCGGGATTGTCTCTATGATGATGATCTAGGGGACACCACCTTGGAACATCAACCATTTTGTGCTGAAATACCCGCTTGTAATGAAGACGAGAATGAGGCTGATGCCACTTATCTAAGAGAGAATGTTGAGGGGTTTTGGGTCAACCAGTTCACTACTCCAAGAGAGCATTAG
- the LOC112176989 gene encoding pentatricopeptide repeat-containing protein At4g28010 — MWSLQASKTRLFSSLPSITSLSNVETQMRALLEDPDPKISEAISIFHHAIHSNRLPSGSAAACNFLVDTLSRSKNYELAFSVYTKMTKVGIFTSFVSLSCLVSYFVNIRKPEFAHGVFCLVLKRGFQLNECVLNLALKGFCSNDEVDKAINLFRVMGRHFVTPGIRSYNILIDGLCKAKKLKEAVELLVDMEVSDSEPNVVTYSTLINGFCKQGRMDEAMGFLEEMRQKGLEIDVFVYSTLISGFCAKGSFDRGKQLFDEMLNKGISPNVVTYSCLINFLSKAGKWKEVTVMINDMTQSGVPPDAVTYTGILDGLFKNGMATKAMGIFTLMLMKCKEPNNVTYNVMIDGLCKEGLMDDALKILEMMKGKGVKPDVITYNTLLMGLFCDGKVDEAMKLFSKITNDENFVEPDVITYNMVILGLCKEGNLDEAMEIYHTMIERGISGSLCTYNTLIDRCLQEGLADKAIEFWRHAVDLGVIPNSITYGVMINGFCKNQMFRVAKGLFTKMRASGISPTVNDYNTLMSSLCKEGSLGQARMLFQEMRTANYLPSVVSFNTIIDGILKAGDVKSAKELLEDMFKLGLTPDIITFSTLVNRFSKLGLLDEARMCVEKMIARGFEPDVFVFDSLLKGYSSKGETEEIVNLLHQMADKGVILDKEITSTILACLCQISDDVDVMEVLPTFSKETSKGISITCNELLMKVNKSYPELKLRAA; from the exons ATGTGGTCATTACAGGCTTCCAAGACACGG CTCTTCTCCTCACTGCCATCTATTACTTCTCTCTCGAATGTAGAAACCCAAATGAGAGCTCTTTTGGAGGACCCAGATCCTAAAATTTCAGAGGCAATTTCGATTTTTCATCATGCCATACATTCCAACCGCTTGCCTTCAGGTTCAGCCGCAGCCTGCAATTTTCTCGTAGACACTCTCTCAAGGTCGAAAAATTATGAACTAGCATTCTCAGTTTATACTAAGATGACCAAGGTTGGTATTTTTACAAGCTTTGTATCATTGAGTTGTTTGGTTTCATATTTTGTCAATATCCGTAAGCCCGAATTTGCACATGGGGTTTTCTGCTTGGTATTAAAGCGTGGATTTCAGTTAAATGAGTGTGTTTTGAATCTTGCATTAAAGGGTTTTTGTTCGAATGATGAAGTTGACAAGGCAATCAATTTGTTTAGAGTAATGGGAAGACATTTTGTAACGCCTGGCATTCGTAGTTATAACATTCTTATAGATGGACTTTGCAAAGCAAAAAAGTTGAAAGAAGCAGTGGAATTGTTGGTTGATATGGAGGTGTCAGATTCTGAACCGAATGTGGTAACGTACAGCACATTGATTAATGGATTTTGTAAACAGGGTAGAATGGACGAGGCCATGGGTTTCTTGGAGGAAATGAGGCAAAAGGGTTTGGAAATAGATGTTTTCGTATATAGTACCCTTATAAGTGGTTTTTGTGCTAAAGGGAGTTTTGATAGAGGAAAACAACTGTTCGATGAGATGTTAAACAAGGGTATTTCTCCTAATGTGGTTACATATAGTTGTTTgattaattttctttcaaaggCAGGGAAGTGGAAAGAAGTCACTGTGATGATAAATGATATGACACAAAGTGGAGTTCCCCCTGATGCTGTTACTTACACAGGTATCCTTGATGGGCTTTTCAAAAATGGAATGGCTACAAAAGCCATGGGGATATTCACTTTAATGCTCATGAAGTGTAAAGAGCCTAATAATGTAACATACAACGTTATGATTGATGGACTATGCAAGGAGGGGTTGATGGATGATGCTTTAAAGATCTTAGAAATGATGAAAGGGAAAGGTGTAAAGCCTGATGTAATTACTTACAACACATTACTAATGGGACTATTCTGTGATGGGAAGGTTGATGAGGCAATGAAACTTTTCAGTAAGATAACAAACGATGAGAACTTTGTCGAGCCAGATGTTATCACATATAACATGGTCATTTTGGGACTGTGCAAGGAAGGTAATCTTGATGAGGCTATGGAGATTTATCATACAATGATTGAAAGGGGCATTTCTGGTAGCTTATGTACTTATAATACTTTGATAGATAGATGCCTACAGGAAGGATTAGCTGACAAGGCCATAGAATTCTGGAGACATGCAGTGGACTTGGGAGTTATTCCTAATTCAATCACTTACGGTGTCATGATCAATGGATTTTGCAAAAATCAAATGTTCAGGGTTGCAAAAGGACTTTTTACTAAAATGAGAGCTTCTGGGATTAGTCCTACTGTAAATGACTACAACACTTTGATGTCATCGTTGTGCAAGGAGGGTAGTTTGGGGCAAGCTAGGATGTTGTTTCAAGAAATGAGAACGGCAAATTATTTGCCTAGTGTTGTCTCATTTAATACTATAATTGATGGAATTCTAAAAGCTGGAGATGTTAAATCTGCTAAAGAGTTGCTAGAAGACATGTTCAAATTGGGTTTAACTCCTGATATAATTACATTCTCTACATTAGTAAACCGGTTTTCAAAACTTGGGCTCTTGGATGAGGCTAGAATGTGTGTTGAGAAGATGATTGCTCGTGGTTTTGAACCTGATGTCTTTGTATTTGATTCTTTATTAAAGGGCTATAGTTCAAAAGGTGAAACAGAAGAAATTGTTAACTTGCTTCATCAGATGGCAGACAAGGGTGTTATTCTTGACAAAGAAATAACTTCTACCATCTTGGCGTGCCTCTGTCAAATCTCTGACGATGTTGATGTGATGGAGGTTCTCCCAACTTTTTCCAAAGAGACATCAAAAGGAATAAGCATTACCTGCAATGAGCTATTGATGAAAGTCAATAAATCTTACCCGGAACTTAAGTTACGTGCTGCTTGA